The following are encoded in a window of Algiphilus aromaticivorans DG1253 genomic DNA:
- the hemN gene encoding oxygen-independent coproporphyrinogen III oxidase gives MAFDSELVARYDTHGPRYTSYPTAAQFHAGFGTAHYLEAVEASNDEPIPRDLSLYVHLPFCNSACWYCACHRSITHRDDRARSYLSALYEEIVRKAAHFDRDRLVRQLHFGGGTPTFYSLQELADILRILARAFSFAPSRDCELGIEIDPRSVSPEEARDLARLGFDRFSLGVQDFDPRVQRAINRRQSIGQVRGIVDAVRKAGAGSVSFDLIYGLPHQTPQRFARTLKLVAALQPDRVSVYAYAHMPERFPLQSLMPADALPDSATRLRMLQLCHEYLGAEGYRAIGLDHFVRPSDPLMRAFENGTLQRNFQGYSTHGGCDLIGLGASAISSIGDVYAQNETDIRRWQATLQTGELPIARGLRLNADDRLRRDVIQDLMCRGHVDTAAVAAEHGLDFWRYFADALAPLEAMSEDGLLVMDAGSLRITEKGRLLMRNVAMVFDAYAATSPQKRFSQVI, from the coding sequence ATGGCCTTCGATTCAGAACTCGTCGCACGCTACGACACGCACGGGCCGCGTTACACCTCCTATCCGACGGCGGCGCAGTTTCACGCGGGCTTCGGTACTGCGCACTACCTGGAGGCCGTCGAAGCCTCCAATGACGAGCCGATCCCTCGCGACCTGTCGCTCTACGTGCATCTGCCCTTCTGCAACAGCGCTTGCTGGTACTGCGCCTGCCACCGAAGCATCACGCACCGCGACGATCGTGCGCGCAGTTACCTGAGCGCTCTCTACGAGGAGATCGTTCGCAAGGCCGCACATTTCGACCGCGACCGGCTGGTGCGCCAGCTGCATTTCGGTGGCGGAACCCCCACCTTCTACAGCCTGCAGGAACTGGCCGATATTCTGCGCATTCTGGCGCGGGCTTTCTCCTTCGCACCGTCCCGCGACTGCGAGCTGGGCATTGAGATCGATCCCCGATCCGTTAGCCCTGAAGAGGCGCGGGATCTCGCCAGGCTGGGCTTCGATCGCTTTTCCCTGGGGGTGCAGGATTTCGATCCCCGCGTGCAGCGGGCGATCAACCGCCGGCAGAGCATTGGGCAGGTGCGCGGGATCGTCGATGCCGTCCGCAAAGCGGGCGCAGGATCGGTTAGCTTCGATCTGATCTACGGCCTTCCCCACCAGACGCCGCAGCGCTTCGCTCGCACCCTGAAGCTTGTGGCTGCGTTGCAGCCGGATCGGGTCTCGGTCTATGCCTATGCCCACATGCCGGAGCGCTTCCCCCTGCAATCGCTGATGCCGGCGGATGCGCTGCCTGATTCCGCCACACGCCTTCGCATGCTGCAGCTGTGCCACGAGTATCTCGGCGCGGAGGGCTACCGCGCCATCGGCCTGGATCATTTCGTCAGGCCTTCCGACCCGCTCATGCGCGCCTTCGAGAACGGCACGTTGCAGCGAAATTTCCAGGGCTATTCCACGCATGGCGGTTGCGACCTGATCGGTCTGGGAGCCAGTGCGATCTCCAGCATCGGCGACGTCTATGCACAGAATGAAACCGATATTCGGCGATGGCAGGCCACGCTGCAGACGGGTGAGTTGCCGATTGCGCGCGGGCTCCGTCTCAATGCCGACGATCGCTTGCGCCGGGACGTCATCCAGGATCTGATGTGCCGCGGGCACGTCGACACGGCTGCCGTGGCAGCCGAGCACGGCCTGGATTTCTGGCGCTATTTCGCTGACGCCCTCGCGCCCCTCGAAGCCATGTCCGAGGACGGATTGCTGGTCATGGACGCTGGCAGCCTGCGCATCACCGAGAAAGGTCGTCTGCTTATGCGCAATGTGGCAATGGTCTTCGATGCCTACGCGGCAACATCGCCGCAGAAGCGCTTCTCGCAGGTCATCTAG
- a CDS encoding thiamine pyrophosphate-binding protein encodes MATPEAQLQPTDSIPIGGKRSGAWLVRYALEQLPVSHTFGIPGVHNTELYDELNSSERIHPVLVTHECGAAFMADAISRTSQGEIGVLAIVPAAGITHAMSGIGEAYLDGIPMLIISGGTRTDVPFGYQIHELDQQALLANVCKRSWRLSAHTDIVPTLFEAYRTAMSGVPGPVFVEVPVNLQLFREHIASVPVFVPPTLPELAPGIEQQLDAAAAMLAVADKPGLFVGWGAVDVAEDIRAVAEHLGAPVSTTLQGLSAFPGDHPLHTGMGFGPAAVPAAHNAFKDCDCMLAVGTRFAEIPTGSFGCRVPEALIHIDIDPAVPGRNYPAQVPLIGDARVLVPMLRQRIHRATEPHVERRKAVSGSIAVDKRDYRDEWHKHRSPRVNPLRFFEALRKQLAVDAIVTTDDGNHTFLTAELMPILRSRSFISPTDFNCMGYCVPATIGAKLANRERQVVGIAGDGAFLMTGMELLPATVEQAGVVIFVLHDGELSQISQGQEIPYNRKTCTQLGEIRLAGIAQATGARYISIDNNDDLDEGIRLALKAADGGQSAVVDVAIDYSKRTRFTKGVVGTVLKRFPLGDKFRFIGRAVTRRVTG; translated from the coding sequence TCCCCGGCGTGCACAACACCGAACTCTACGACGAACTCAACAGCTCCGAGCGGATTCACCCGGTGTTGGTTACGCATGAGTGCGGCGCGGCCTTCATGGCGGACGCCATCAGCCGCACCTCGCAGGGGGAGATCGGCGTACTCGCCATCGTGCCGGCTGCCGGTATCACACACGCCATGAGCGGCATCGGCGAGGCCTACCTCGACGGCATTCCCATGCTCATCATCTCCGGCGGCACGCGCACGGATGTCCCCTTCGGTTATCAGATTCACGAGCTGGACCAGCAGGCGCTGCTCGCCAATGTGTGCAAGCGCAGTTGGCGGCTCTCCGCGCACACCGACATCGTGCCGACCCTCTTCGAGGCCTATCGAACCGCCATGAGCGGTGTGCCCGGCCCCGTCTTCGTCGAAGTCCCCGTCAACCTGCAACTCTTCCGCGAGCACATCGCGAGCGTGCCGGTCTTCGTCCCGCCCACACTGCCGGAACTGGCTCCGGGCATCGAGCAGCAGCTCGATGCCGCTGCCGCCATGTTGGCCGTGGCCGACAAGCCCGGCCTCTTCGTGGGCTGGGGTGCGGTGGACGTGGCCGAGGACATCCGCGCCGTCGCCGAGCACCTCGGCGCACCAGTCAGCACGACACTGCAGGGCCTGAGCGCCTTCCCCGGCGATCACCCCCTGCATACCGGCATGGGCTTTGGGCCAGCCGCCGTGCCGGCGGCGCACAACGCCTTCAAGGACTGCGACTGCATGCTCGCCGTTGGCACGCGCTTCGCCGAGATCCCGACGGGTAGCTTCGGCTGCCGCGTGCCCGAAGCGTTGATCCATATCGACATCGACCCTGCCGTGCCGGGGCGCAACTATCCGGCGCAGGTCCCCCTTATCGGCGACGCGCGCGTGCTCGTGCCCATGCTGCGCCAGCGCATCCATCGCGCGACCGAGCCGCACGTCGAGCGCCGTAAGGCAGTATCCGGAAGCATCGCCGTCGACAAGCGCGATTATCGCGACGAGTGGCACAAGCACCGCTCGCCGCGCGTCAACCCACTACGCTTCTTCGAAGCCTTGCGCAAGCAGCTCGCGGTTGATGCCATCGTCACCACCGACGACGGCAACCACACCTTCCTGACGGCCGAGCTGATGCCGATCCTGCGGTCGCGCAGCTTCATTTCGCCGACCGATTTCAACTGCATGGGCTATTGCGTGCCAGCCACCATCGGCGCAAAGCTCGCCAACCGGGAACGGCAGGTTGTCGGGATAGCCGGCGACGGCGCTTTTCTGATGACCGGCATGGAACTGCTCCCTGCCACGGTCGAGCAGGCCGGCGTCGTGATCTTCGTGCTGCACGACGGTGAGCTGTCGCAGATCTCCCAGGGACAAGAGATCCCCTACAACCGCAAAACCTGCACCCAGCTCGGCGAAATCCGCTTGGCCGGTATCGCCCAGGCCACCGGCGCGCGCTATATCTCCATCGACAACAATGACGATCTCGACGAGGGGATCCGCTTGGCGCTGAAGGCTGCCGACGGCGGGCAATCCGCGGTGGTGGACGTCGCCATCGACTATTCCAAGCGCACGCGCTTCACGAAGGGCGTGGTCGGCACCGTCCTCAAGCGCTTTCCGCTGGGCGACAAGTTCCGCTTCATCGGGCGCGCTGTGACACGAAGAGTCACCGGCTAA